A region of the Desulfobacterales bacterium genome:
AAGAATCGCATGTTTGTATGGTACTAACTGATATAAATATGCCAAACATGGATGGATATTCATTAATTCAGAGAATTAGAGAAGATGAAATATTTGAAGATCTTCCAATTATAATAATTTCAACAGAAGATGAAGCAAAAGATAAGCAAAGGGGATTTGATGTCGGAGCTAATGTATATATAGTTAAACCAACTGACCCTGATGAACTTGTAGAAAATATTCAGCTTCTTAGTTAAATGGGAGTGATTAATGTCCCTAATAGAGATAGATGACCGAGAAAGAATAAAAGACTTTGTAGAGAACTTTAAAGAATCGTTTGTAGGCCAAAAAGACAGAATATTGACAATGGAAAATTATGATGGCCCGCATCATGAATTTAAAGATATTGTCAGTCAAGTTCTATTGCCTTTATTGTTAATAAATGCATCGTCTAAAGTTTTTAATATTGATTTACTTACAAATATTACAGATTTGCTTATAAATTTGCTTGATCTCATTAAAGTAAAGAAAATTAAAAATGACTCGGATATTATTGATTGCTTGCTTAGTTCTACTGATAAATTAGAGAAAATTGTCAGCATAATTGAAAATGCAGTAGATAGAAATTTTAATTCCATTGAAATTGATATGGAAAAAGAAGGCATATCCGAAGTAATTAATTGGATTGAAGATATTTTAAGTAACTTACAAGAAAAAAAAGAGGCTGATGCAAAATTAACTCAAGATAAGCCGTTATCTTTTGATTTAGGCTTTAGCACTCAGATGACGCAGGATTTTTTTGACGAAGGACATGAATTTATAAAATCAGTTGAAGACAGCCTTCTTGTAATTGAATCTAATTCTTCCAAAGATAATGCAGTTGATTTAGCAAACGAAAGCGATAAGGTTTTAAGGGGGCTTCATTCATTAAAAGGAAATGCAGGTCTTCTTCTTTCATTAGTAAAAGATCAGAATGAACGTGAAACACATATTCTAAATAAAATTAGAGTATTATCTCATTCAGCTGAAACTCTTGTTCAAATTAAAAGGGATTTAAAAGAAAAATTTGATACTAAATCGATTTCTTTGCTTTTCTCAGTCTGTGATATAAGTTTAAAGCTTGTTGATGCCTTTTATAATGGCGACCATAAAGGCATTGACGTGTCAGAGCTTATTCAAAATTGCGAAAAATTTTCTGGAGCTGTTCAGGAAAAAACTCAAGAAAAAAAAATAAAAGGAGATTCTCCAAAAGAATCAGCTTTTTTAAATATTTTATATCAGGTTATTGAAAGTCTTGAAGGTGGATTAACAGATATAAAAAGCCAAGATGAAAGTAAGAAAAAAAAGGGTTTTTCAAAAATAAAAAGAGCTTTTTCTACTCTCAAAAAATTAGGAGAAACTTCAGGAAAAAAAGAATTTGCTCAGATTGGGCAAACTGGTCTTACTGCTTTTGAAGACTTAAAAATTTCAACAAATGAGATAGCTATTCAAAAAAATTATGACTTTTTTTATGAAGTTTTAGCCT
Encoded here:
- a CDS encoding response regulator, with amino-acid sequence MKKVLLVVDDSEMARNFHSNILQVHGFKVITAIDGVDALEKLYQESHVCMVLTDINMPNMDGYSLIQRIREDEIFEDLPIIIISTEDEAKDKQRGFDVGANVYIVKPTDPDELVENIQLLS